The following are encoded in a window of Magnolia sinica isolate HGM2019 chromosome 11, MsV1, whole genome shotgun sequence genomic DNA:
- the LOC131218601 gene encoding cytochrome P450 CYP82D47-like, translating into MDLLFQSQAIAGLLALAFLYSIWAWTARSKINIKGPPEPPGAWPIIGHLHLLASGPDPCRTLAALADRYGPAFVLRLGVNLTLVVSTWEAAKECFTTHDVVLANRPSSAVADNMGYDYAMFGFAPYGQYWREIRKMVTVQLLSNRRLELIKHIQVDEINTCVKELYGRWVDNHERPVTVEMSKTFFDLTFNVIGRMIVGKRFFGYQVAHDNAEAARVREVMKQSSYLNGVFVVSDALPFLKWMDLQGHVRAMKRTAKELDSLLSRWLDDHRRRMRSDGGDDVGEQDFMDAMLTVLERDPISSYDTDTIIKATTLILIAAGSDSTVVTLTWAISLLLNNRHSLKRAQDELDTHVGRDRNVDGSDTKNLMYIQAIVKETLRLYPAAPFGIPHKASEDFTICGFHVPAGTTVMVNLWKLQRDPRVWSDPCEFQPERFLTSHANVDVRGQHFELIPFGAGRRYCPGISLALPVLHLTLARLLHGFELATPSDAPVDMAEKLNITINKANPLEVVLTPRLPPKLYE; encoded by the exons ATGGATCTTCTTTTCCAATCCCAAGCTATTGCTGGACTTCTTGCCTTAGCCTTTCTTTACAGCATATGGGCATGGACAGCTAGGTCTAAGATCAACATCAAGGGTCCACCCGAACCACCGGGTGCCTGGCCCATAATCGGACACCTCCATCTACTAGCAAGTGGGCCCGACCCCTGCCGAACACTTGCCGCATTGGCCGATCGGTATGGACCGGCCTTCGTTCTCCGGCTAGGCGTAAACCTCACCCTTGTGGTGAGCACTTGGGAAGCAGCCAAGGAGTGTTTTACCACCCATGATGTGGTTCTTGCCAACCGTCCATCTAGCGCGGTCGCTGACAACATGGGCTATGACTATGCCATGTTTGGCTTCGCTCCCTACGGGCAATACTGGCGTGAGATCCGCAAGATGGTCACGGTCCAGCTCCTTTCTAACCGACGGCTGGAATTGATCAAGCACATCCAAGTCGACGAGATTAACACGTGTGTTAAAGAACTATATGGACGTTGGGTGGACAACCATGAACGTCCGGTCACCGTTGAAATGTCGAAGACTTTTTTCGATCTTACATTCAATGTGATTGGTAGGATGATTGTGGGGAAGCGATTCTTTGGATATCAAGTGGCCCATGATAACGCTGAGGCGGCACGTGTTCGGGAAGTGATGAAACAGTCATCTTATCTTAATGGGGTGTTTGTTGTGTCTGATGCACTTCCGTTCCTTAAGTGGATGGACCTTCAAGGGCATGTGAGGGCCATGAAGAGGACCGCTAAGGAACTGGACTCGCTGCTTTCGAGGTGGCTAGATGATCATCGACGTAGGATGCGATCCGACGGTGGTGATGACGTAGGggagcaggacttcatggatgCAATGCTGACGGTTCTTGAACGTGACCCAATCTCCAGTTATGACACTGATACCATCATCAAGGCCACTACACTA ATTCTCATAGCGGCCGGTTCGGACAGTACAGTTGTCACCTTAACGTGGGCCATCTCCTTACTACTGAACAATCGTCACTCGTTAAAGAGGGCCCAAGATGAGCTGGACACCCACGTTGGCCGTGATAGGAATGTGGACGGGTCGGACACCAAGAACCTGATGTACATTCAAGCCATCGTCAAGGAAACGTTGCGCCTGTATCCAGCAGCCCCATTCGGTATACCACACAAGGCCAGTGAAGACTTCACCATCTGTGGCTTCCACGTACCTGCCGGCACTACCGTGATGGTGAACCTATGGAAACTGCAGAGGGACCCACGTGTGTGGTCGGACCCTTGCGAGTTCCAACCAGAGAGATTTCTAACTAGCCATGCAAATGTCGACGTTAGGGGCCAGCATTTCGAGCTGATACCATTTGGGGCCGGTCGCAGATACTGTCCAGGGATCTCACTCGCCCTTCCGGTCTTGCACTTGACGCTCGCGCGTCTGCTTCATGGGTTTGAGCTGGCAACACCATCCGATGCACCGGTCGACATGGCTGAGAAATTGAATATAACGATTAACAAAGCGAACCCGTTGGAAGTGGTCTTGACCCCT